In Chrysiogenia bacterium, a single genomic region encodes these proteins:
- a CDS encoding DNA-binding response regulator: MQNKALIAEPNQRLAQRIGKELEAIGLAVDYVRDGASALKQLSAGGYRLLLTNLILPQLSGAELVRRL, from the coding sequence ATGCAGAACAAAGCACTCATTGCCGAGCCCAACCAGCGGCTGGCGCAGCGGATCGGGAAAGAGCTCGAGGCCATCGGCCTTGCGGTCGATTACGTGCGCGACGGGGCGAGCGCTTTGAAGCAGCTCAGCGCCGGGGGATACCGGCTGCTGCTGACCAATCTCATCCTGCCCCAGCTCTCGGGGGCCGAACTCGTGCGGCGCCTTC